Proteins encoded by one window of Orbaceae bacterium BiB:
- a CDS encoding FAD-binding protein yields MDYDIVIVGLGPAGATLARLLDPKFKVLGLDKKLSCGTDGFNKPCGGLLATDSQRSFIRFNLNLPTDILTNPQIFSVKTYDLQTQLVRNYQRTYINFNRHKFDLWLKSLIPTHVDVRHNTLCKNIERIIDGYQVTFIENNEEKVITTKYVVGADGANSLVRRMRYPNHTLRQYIAIQQWFAEKHPVPFYSCIFDNKTTNCYAWSISKDDYFIFGGAFPKKAANEKFEQLKQELEQNGFIFGPPLKTEKCSVVYPQRWRDFYVGNENIFLIGEAAGFISASSLEGISYAFDSAETLSNIFNNNIKNPNKAYYQRTLKLRLKLLSKIIKAKILTTPFLRKLIMKSKIAHISNIK; encoded by the coding sequence ATGGATTATGATATCGTCATTGTGGGTCTTGGACCGGCGGGTGCAACTTTAGCACGTTTATTGGACCCAAAGTTTAAAGTACTGGGGTTAGATAAAAAGCTTAGCTGTGGAACAGATGGATTTAACAAGCCATGTGGCGGATTATTAGCAACAGATTCCCAACGTTCATTTATCCGTTTTAATCTTAACCTCCCAACTGATATTTTAACAAATCCACAAATTTTTAGTGTTAAAACTTATGACTTGCAAACACAGCTCGTGCGCAACTATCAACGTACCTATATTAATTTTAATCGCCACAAATTTGATTTATGGCTTAAATCACTGATTCCGACTCATGTTGATGTTAGACACAATACATTATGCAAAAATATCGAACGTATCATTGATGGTTATCAAGTAACATTTATTGAAAATAATGAAGAGAAGGTGATCACAACCAAATACGTTGTCGGAGCTGATGGTGCAAATTCACTAGTACGACGAATGCGTTACCCTAATCATACCTTACGACAATATATTGCTATTCAACAATGGTTTGCCGAAAAGCATCCCGTTCCTTTTTACTCTTGTATTTTTGATAATAAAACGACCAATTGCTATGCTTGGAGCATATCAAAAGATGACTATTTCATTTTTGGCGGAGCCTTTCCAAAAAAGGCAGCAAACGAAAAATTTGAACAACTTAAACAAGAGTTAGAACAAAATGGTTTCATTTTTGGTCCACCGTTAAAAACCGAGAAATGCTCTGTTGTTTACCCACAACGTTGGCGAGATTTTTACGTAGGCAATGAAAATATATTTTTGATTGGTGAAGCTGCTGGCTTTATCAGCGCAAGCTCCTTAGAAGGAATTAGTTATGCTTTTGATAGTGCGGAAACATTAAGTAATATCTTCAATAATAATATTAAAAATCCGAACAAAGCTTACTATCAAAGAACCTTGAAATTACGTTTAAAGCTACTTAGTAAAATTATCAAAGCAAAAATTTTAACTACACCATTTTTACGTAAACTGATTATGAAAAGTAAAATCGCTCATATTAGTAATATCAAATAA
- the deoB gene encoding phosphopentomutase, whose product MKRVFIMVLDSFGIGATKDADKFGDVGANTLGHIAQWCAEHRKDVKGNAMPLHLPNLSRLGLGKAAEESSGIFPIGLDKNAEIIGSYGYAQELSSGKDTPSGHWEIAGVPVLFDWGYFSDKENSFPPELLDILVKKANLPGYLGNCHSSGTVVLEELGEEHMKTGKPIFYTSADSVFQIACHEETFGLERLYELCELARKELTEGGYNIGRVIARPFVGKKAGQFERTGNRHDYAVEPPSATVLQKLVEEKQGEVVSIGKIADIYAHVGITKKIKATGIDELFDASLLEIKAAQDKTIVFTNFVNFDSDFGHRRNIEGYAKALEQFDRRLPEMLSLVQGDDVLIITADHGCDPSWHGSDHTREHIPVLIYSPNLPIKNLGLCETFADIGQTVAHYFAISPMDYGKSLFKF is encoded by the coding sequence ATGAAACGTGTTTTTATTATGGTATTAGACTCCTTTGGTATAGGAGCAACAAAAGATGCTGACAAATTTGGTGATGTTGGCGCCAATACATTAGGGCATATTGCTCAATGGTGTGCAGAACATCGTAAAGATGTCAAAGGTAATGCCATGCCGTTACATTTACCTAATTTAAGTCGTTTAGGTTTAGGTAAAGCGGCCGAAGAATCTAGTGGGATTTTCCCTATTGGACTGGATAAAAATGCCGAGATTATTGGTTCTTATGGCTATGCGCAAGAGCTATCATCTGGTAAGGATACTCCCTCTGGGCACTGGGAAATTGCCGGTGTTCCGGTCTTATTTGATTGGGGATATTTTTCTGATAAAGAGAATAGTTTCCCGCCTGAATTACTTGATATATTGGTTAAAAAAGCAAATTTGCCTGGTTATTTAGGTAATTGTCATTCATCTGGTACGGTCGTTTTGGAGGAGCTTGGTGAAGAGCATATGAAAACCGGCAAACCTATTTTTTATACTTCTGCAGACTCTGTTTTTCAAATCGCTTGTCACGAAGAGACGTTTGGCTTAGAACGACTATATGAATTATGTGAACTTGCTAGAAAAGAGCTTACTGAAGGCGGATATAATATTGGACGAGTGATTGCCAGACCATTTGTTGGTAAAAAAGCAGGTCAGTTTGAACGCACAGGGAATCGTCATGATTATGCTGTTGAGCCCCCATCAGCAACTGTTTTACAAAAATTAGTGGAAGAAAAACAAGGTGAAGTTGTTTCAATTGGTAAAATTGCGGATATTTATGCTCATGTAGGGATCACCAAAAAAATTAAAGCAACAGGTATTGATGAACTCTTTGATGCAAGCTTACTTGAAATCAAGGCTGCACAAGATAAAACGATTGTGTTTACTAATTTTGTTAATTTTGATTCAGATTTTGGCCATAGACGGAATATTGAAGGTTATGCAAAGGCCTTAGAACAGTTTGATCGTCGTTTGCCTGAAATGTTATCACTAGTACAAGGTGACGATGTCTTGATTATTACTGCTGATCATGGGTGCGATCCGTCATGGCATGGTAGTGATCATACTAGAGAACATATTCCTGTATTAATTTATAGTCCAAATTTGCCAATCAAAAATCTAGGACTTTGTGAGACTTTTGCTGATATTGGTCAAACGGTTGCCCATTATTTTGCAATATCACCAATGGACTATGGTAAATCACTATTTAAATTTTAG
- the deoR gene encoding DNA-binding transcriptional repressor DeoR: protein MSKREARLNQLMELSQHYDNLHVKDAAKLLHVSEMTIRRDLRDVASFSLHLLGGYIVSNKENSDNGSHYFVSEQQQHNISEKMRIGLLAAKLIQNNETVFFDCGTTIPYIIDNISDSIHFTGICYSLNVFLALQKRENCKAILCGGLFESDNLIFTPINESSPLDIVYPSTSFISAAGISFKGVTCFNLAEVNWKIKAIRQSSRNILVADSSKFDELKSAYFAQLSDFDVLISEQIDDKYLSYCQKNNIVIYQ from the coding sequence ATGAGTAAGCGAGAAGCTAGGCTAAATCAATTAATGGAATTATCACAGCATTATGATAATTTACACGTAAAAGATGCCGCTAAATTATTACATGTATCTGAAATGACTATTCGTCGCGATCTTAGAGATGTAGCTTCTTTTTCTCTTCATCTACTTGGTGGCTATATTGTCAGCAACAAAGAAAATAGTGATAATGGATCGCATTATTTTGTCTCAGAGCAACAACAGCATAATATTAGTGAAAAAATGCGTATTGGCCTATTAGCGGCTAAATTAATACAAAATAATGAGACAGTTTTTTTTGATTGTGGGACAACGATCCCCTATATTATTGATAATATTTCAGATTCCATTCATTTTACTGGTATATGTTATTCACTTAATGTATTTTTAGCATTACAAAAACGAGAAAACTGCAAAGCTATTTTATGTGGTGGCTTGTTTGAGAGTGATAATCTTATTTTTACACCGATTAATGAGTCATCGCCGTTAGATATTGTTTATCCTTCAACATCATTTATTTCGGCAGCTGGAATTTCATTTAAAGGGGTAACTTGTTTTAATTTAGCTGAAGTTAATTGGAAAATTAAGGCCATCAGACAATCGAGTCGTAATATTTTAGTCGCTGATAGTAGTAAATTTGATGAATTAAAATCAGCTTATTTTGCTCAGTTATCCGATTTTGATGTACTTATTAGTGAACAGATTGATGATAAATATTTATCTTATTGTCAGAAAAATAATATAGTCATTTATCAATAA
- the deoC gene encoding deoxyribose-phosphate aldolase: MSLQPIDYAKFIDHTLLKMDASENEIRTLCQQAIEHHFFSVCVNSCYVPLVSKLLAGSDVKTCSVIGFPLGSCLTSVKAFETKAAIEAGADEIDMVINVGFLKSHRMDDFIDDIRQVKKVTQANGKLLKVILETCLLTKDEIKLVSEICRDLQVEFVKTSTGFSYGGALVEDVRLMRDTVGSQLGVKASGGIRDKATAQAMIEAGATRLGCSAGVAIVSGTKSNSNGY, from the coding sequence ATGAGTTTACAACCTATTGATTACGCAAAATTTATTGATCACACCCTATTAAAAATGGATGCTAGTGAAAATGAAATTCGTACACTTTGCCAACAAGCGATAGAGCATCATTTCTTTTCCGTATGTGTTAATTCATGTTATGTTCCTTTAGTATCGAAGTTATTAGCAGGCTCAGATGTTAAAACTTGCTCCGTAATTGGTTTTCCATTAGGTTCATGCTTAACTTCAGTTAAGGCTTTTGAAACCAAAGCGGCTATTGAAGCTGGCGCTGATGAAATCGATATGGTTATCAATGTCGGTTTTTTGAAAAGCCATCGTATGGATGATTTTATTGATGATATCCGTCAAGTAAAAAAAGTGACACAGGCTAACGGTAAATTATTAAAAGTCATTTTGGAAACTTGTTTACTAACGAAGGATGAAATTAAATTGGTTAGCGAAATTTGCCGTGACTTGCAGGTTGAGTTTGTAAAAACGTCTACTGGTTTTAGTTATGGCGGGGCACTGGTTGAAGATGTCCGCTTAATGCGTGATACTGTTGGTTCGCAGTTAGGTGTTAAAGCATCGGGGGGTATTCGTGATAAGGCTACAGCGCAAGCAATGATTGAGGCAGGTGCAACACGTTTAGGATGTAGTGCTGGTGTTGCGATTGTGTCTGGCACAAAATCCAATAGTAACGGTTATTAG
- a CDS encoding D-hexose-6-phosphate mutarotase gives MSIIKKIQASKNNEITISNSVKQISYGEHNIILINHPTCQAAVSLQGAHLLYWQPSGEKTPIIWLSEEALFKKQTPIRGGIPICWPWFGKNGDPMHGFARIVDWQLVSHKETADGIDLVLHLQSNEQTKKYWSKEFNLELSLHVGKTCSAELSSQGDFEATTALHSYFGVTDITSVVVSDLGQEYIERLAKENRPKVDGQMTFNQEVDRIYTQPENITLIKDANRTIKLTHINHSDIVTWNPWIEKAKATQDLADDSYHHFVCVETCRINKPIKSNSQQKTSYGLKIEIVK, from the coding sequence ATGTCAATTATTAAAAAAATTCAAGCAAGTAAAAATAATGAAATCACTATCAGTAATAGCGTCAAACAAATCAGTTACGGTGAACATAACATTATCCTTATCAATCACCCAACATGTCAGGCTGCAGTCTCATTACAGGGTGCCCATCTCCTTTATTGGCAACCATCAGGTGAAAAAACACCCATTATTTGGTTAAGTGAAGAAGCACTATTTAAAAAACAGACCCCAATTCGTGGAGGTATACCTATTTGCTGGCCTTGGTTTGGTAAAAATGGTGATCCAATGCATGGTTTTGCACGTATTGTTGATTGGCAACTCGTATCTCATAAAGAGACAGCTGACGGTATCGATTTAGTATTACATTTACAAAGTAATGAACAAACTAAAAAGTATTGGTCAAAGGAATTTAATCTAGAATTAAGTTTACATGTTGGTAAAACATGTTCAGCTGAACTTTCATCACAAGGTGATTTTGAGGCGACTACAGCATTGCATAGCTATTTTGGTGTTACTGATATTACAAGTGTTGTTGTTTCGGATCTAGGCCAAGAGTATATTGAACGACTAGCAAAAGAAAACAGGCCTAAAGTTGATGGTCAAATGACATTTAATCAAGAGGTTGATCGAATCTATACTCAACCAGAAAATATTACCTTGATTAAGGATGCAAATCGTACGATAAAATTAACTCATATTAATCATAGTGATATCGTTACATGGAATCCATGGATCGAAAAAGCTAAAGCTACTCAAGATTTAGCAGACGATAGTTACCACCATTTTGTATGTGTTGAAACTTGTCGTATCAATAAACCGATTAAATCGAATTCACAGCAAAAAACAAGCTACGGTCTAAAAATAGAAATTGTTAAATAG
- a CDS encoding ABC-type transport auxiliary lipoprotein family protein — protein MKKLIMISLLLLLAGCSSTAPNRTYYQLTSDFSIDNLQLQKVDNVAFIDSVTVASYLDTTGIVYQTDAIEYSTARNNLWLTALSNQIQQRVVTDLSVLLPNYFVTTEPVSNPRIRIKLYIDGFHGSYTGDAIIEGRWVINYGNNNIVTKNIDARLRLSEDGYAALVKTLSKGWQEEEIELIRSIKW, from the coding sequence ATGAAAAAACTGATTATGATATCACTATTACTATTATTAGCTGGTTGTTCATCAACAGCCCCTAATAGAACTTACTATCAGTTAACTAGTGATTTTTCAATTGATAACTTACAACTACAAAAAGTGGATAATGTCGCGTTTATTGATTCTGTAACGGTTGCAAGTTATTTAGATACAACAGGTATTGTTTACCAAACAGATGCAATTGAGTATAGTACTGCACGTAATAATCTATGGTTAACAGCGTTATCAAATCAAATTCAACAACGAGTTGTCACCGATTTGTCCGTTTTACTACCGAATTATTTTGTGACTACTGAGCCAGTATCAAATCCAAGAATAAGAATTAAACTCTATATTGACGGATTCCATGGTTCCTATACTGGTGATGCCATCATTGAGGGGCGATGGGTAATTAACTATGGTAATAATAATATTGTGACTAAAAATATTGATGCACGCTTAAGATTATCTGAAGATGGTTATGCTGCATTAGTTAAAACCTTGTCCAAAGGCTGGCAAGAAGAAGAAATTGAGTTAATTAGATCAATTAAGTGGTAG
- the pqiB gene encoding intermembrane transport protein PqiB, which translates to MSVISGKLAKIIKSDRISAIWIIPIVTLIIGVWMVYSHFAGQGTTITLLAHDANGIIAGKTVIKSRNVDVGIVESVTLSKDFDQVVIKGQIYKNMEPLLKNDSIFWLVKPQIGIDGVTGLGTLLSGVYIELVPGYEKDSFKNRPFDLSDNPPLLSPNAEGVRVNLISHQSGVLSLGAPVMFRGYTVGKIENSEFDIESRNMKYQLFIPKPYDSLVTENVKFWKEGGINLSLSSKGASLDIPSLNVLLSGGISFDVPNGAKFGSKVKSMTTFNLYEDKKATQSSEYSDFHPFLLFFNESIAGLSEGSPVQYRGITIGTVAEVPFYTQDMLEKTSVLSFNIPVLIHIEPGRLTDVIDVPIDLSELIIKEQKNGLRASLKSANFFTGSLYVDLDFYPDVDNKTPELAAKEFGYDTIATIPAGLSQLQAKLGQALDNFNRLPLDKTVTELNDSLVKIQTLLDSVTKITNSKDAQSLPKDLKETIRSLNETLQGLQPGSTLHNQLNADMKKFESMMEQLTPLLNTLNEKSNALIFAAPTKTDPEPKAKGN; encoded by the coding sequence ATGTCTGTGATATCGGGAAAATTGGCAAAAATAATCAAAAGTGATCGTATTTCAGCGATTTGGATTATCCCTATTGTTACTTTAATTATTGGTGTATGGATGGTGTATAGCCATTTTGCTGGGCAAGGTACTACAATTACGCTATTAGCTCATGATGCTAATGGTATTATTGCAGGAAAGACAGTTATTAAGAGTCGTAATGTTGATGTCGGGATTGTCGAAAGTGTGACATTGAGTAAAGACTTTGATCAAGTTGTGATTAAAGGTCAAATTTATAAAAATATGGAACCGCTTCTAAAAAATGACTCAATTTTTTGGTTAGTTAAGCCACAAATTGGTATAGATGGGGTAACAGGCCTTGGTACGCTTCTTTCTGGCGTTTATATTGAACTTGTTCCTGGGTATGAAAAAGATTCGTTTAAAAATAGGCCATTCGATTTATCTGATAATCCTCCTTTATTGAGTCCAAATGCTGAAGGAGTTCGAGTTAATCTAATTAGTCATCAAAGTGGTGTACTTTCTCTCGGGGCGCCAGTGATGTTCCGTGGTTATACGGTAGGTAAAATTGAGAACTCTGAATTTGATATTGAGTCACGTAATATGAAGTATCAGTTATTTATTCCGAAACCTTATGATTCATTAGTTACAGAGAATGTCAAATTCTGGAAAGAGGGGGGAATTAATCTCTCTTTATCATCAAAAGGTGCTAGTCTCGATATCCCTTCTCTTAATGTATTATTATCTGGTGGTATCAGCTTCGATGTTCCTAATGGGGCTAAATTTGGCTCAAAAGTGAAATCGATGACAACATTTAACTTGTATGAAGATAAAAAAGCGACACAATCATCAGAATATTCTGATTTCCACCCATTTTTACTATTTTTTAATGAGTCAATCGCTGGGTTAAGTGAAGGTTCACCCGTTCAGTACCGCGGAATCACAATTGGTACAGTTGCTGAAGTTCCTTTCTATACTCAAGATATGTTAGAAAAAACGAGTGTGTTAAGTTTCAACATTCCTGTATTGATCCATATTGAACCAGGTAGATTAACCGATGTGATTGATGTGCCAATTGATTTATCAGAGCTGATTATTAAAGAGCAAAAAAATGGTTTACGAGCATCTCTTAAATCAGCTAACTTTTTTACTGGTTCTTTATATGTTGATCTCGATTTTTATCCTGATGTTGATAATAAAACGCCTGAACTTGCCGCTAAAGAATTTGGTTATGATACGATTGCGACTATTCCGGCTGGCTTATCACAATTACAAGCGAAATTAGGACAAGCACTTGATAACTTTAATAGATTGCCACTAGATAAAACGGTGACAGAGTTAAATGATTCATTAGTGAAAATTCAAACGCTACTTGATTCTGTAACTAAAATTACGAATAGTAAAGATGCACAATCGTTACCTAAAGATTTAAAAGAAACAATCAGATCCTTAAATGAGACTTTACAAGGACTACAACCCGGATCAACACTACATAATCAATTAAATGCTGATATGAAAAAATTTGAGAGTATGATGGAGCAGCTTACACCGTTACTCAATACATTAAATGAAAAAAGTAATGCGTTGATTTTTGCAGCCCCAACAAAAACAGATCCAGAGCCAAAAGCTAAAGGGAATTAA
- a CDS encoding PqiA/YebS family transporter subunit, with protein MKSAIEPLKNYILCHHCDLLSELPTVTDNHKAICPRCHTGLATEHRHMKKNTTIYSICALIMLILSCCFIFIDIRVMGIVNNLNILALADTLYQDKYLSLTVLFLLLVLVIPVLCLIFQIILCSRLPLSKFRQRDLLKWYGKLHDWNMPEIFMAGVLVSFVKLTSYGDVGLDQAFLPFCLFIVFYLKSYIIFSQRDIWNQVAKNYIGDTPLVSGKTGIDQNIRLCLCCHSILPANLARCPRCKTKGQLRERKKIQWTIALIFTSLLLYIPANMYGVMNTVFLGSLSSSTILDGVIYMWQEGDYPVALVIFAASVIIPVLKIIALSWLCYFALAAKNKTNVNCRKMNKLYKMVEFIGRWSMIDVFVVSVVSALIRNGEMMSVYPYIGAIFFASVVVVTMIASHKYDPRLIWDNVN; from the coding sequence ATGAAGTCAGCCATTGAACCTTTAAAAAATTATATCTTATGTCATCATTGTGATTTATTGAGTGAATTGCCTACGGTTACTGATAACCATAAGGCAATTTGCCCTCGATGTCACACAGGTTTAGCAACTGAACATCGACATATGAAAAAGAATACTACAATTTATTCAATATGTGCTTTGATTATGTTGATATTATCTTGCTGTTTTATATTTATCGATATAAGGGTAATGGGAATTGTTAATAATCTGAATATTTTGGCTCTGGCTGATACCTTATATCAAGATAAATATCTCTCCTTAACTGTTCTTTTTCTGCTATTAGTTCTAGTGATTCCGGTTTTATGTTTAATATTCCAAATTATACTGTGTAGTCGACTACCATTATCTAAATTTAGACAAAGAGATTTATTAAAATGGTATGGCAAATTACATGATTGGAATATGCCTGAAATCTTTATGGCTGGAGTTTTAGTTAGTTTTGTTAAATTGACCAGTTATGGTGATGTAGGGCTCGACCAGGCCTTTTTACCATTTTGTCTATTTATCGTGTTTTACTTAAAATCTTATATTATTTTTTCGCAACGTGATATTTGGAATCAAGTTGCTAAAAATTATATAGGTGATACACCATTAGTATCAGGTAAGACCGGGATTGATCAAAATATACGTTTATGTCTGTGTTGCCACTCCATTTTGCCAGCTAATTTGGCTCGTTGCCCAAGATGTAAAACAAAGGGACAGCTAAGGGAGCGCAAAAAAATTCAATGGACTATTGCGTTAATTTTTACGTCATTACTACTCTATATACCCGCTAATATGTATGGGGTAATGAATACGGTTTTTTTAGGTTCTTTATCTAGTTCAACGATTTTAGACGGTGTAATTTATATGTGGCAAGAGGGAGATTACCCTGTTGCATTAGTTATTTTCGCTGCGAGTGTGATTATTCCAGTATTAAAAATTATCGCATTAAGCTGGTTATGTTACTTTGCTTTAGCTGCAAAAAATAAAACTAATGTCAATTGCCGTAAAATGAATAAACTTTATAAGATGGTTGAGTTTATTGGCCGTTGGTCAATGATTGATGTGTTCGTAGTTTCAGTCGTTTCAGCATTAATTCGAAATGGGGAAATGATGTCGGTATATCCTTATATTGGTGCTATCTTTTTCGCATCGGTAGTGGTTGTTACTATGATTGCTTCGCATAAATATGATCCAAGATTGATTTGGGATAATGTTAATTAA
- a CDS encoding ABC transporter ATP-binding protein encodes MALITLHDAYLSFSDAPLLDHASLSIEAGERVCLVGRNGAGKSTLLKILNKEIALDDGQIIFENDVVVSRLQQDPPRDIQGTIFDFVAGGLQDVADLLKRYHRLLKVIESDPSDENLTVLAKLQEQLEQKNGWQISNRINNVLTALSLDPEVELSSLSGGWLRKAALAKALVNDPDILLLDEPTNHLDIDGIGWLENFLKSFPGSIVFISHDRSFIRKMATRILDLDRGNVTSWPGDYDKYLFGKEEALRVEELQNAEFDKKLAQEEVWIRQGIKARRTRNEGRVRALKALRQEYSERRQVMGTAKVQIEEALRSGKIVFDLENVSYQIDNKKLVENFTAQVLRGDKIALIGPNGIGKTTLIKLMLEQIKPTSGSIHCGTKLEVAYFDQHRADLDPDKTVMDNLAYGKQEVTVNGRNRHVLGYLQDFLFHPKRARTPVSALSGGEKNRLLLAKLFLKPSNLLILDEPTNDLDVETLELLEELVSEYSGTVLLVSHDRQFVDNAVNQCWFFEGNGVIDSYVGGYFDALHQRQTTRPIDKPKENKVIAEQVVATVVPEKPVATKKLSYKQIKELEALPKKIEKIEKEIAQLQLKVSDSNFFNQSHDVTNEALQKLADKEHELEQVFAQWEELEAIQNGKS; translated from the coding sequence ATGGCTTTAATTACATTACACGATGCTTATCTCTCTTTTAGTGATGCTCCTCTCTTAGATCATGCAAGTTTATCTATCGAAGCGGGTGAACGAGTCTGTTTGGTTGGACGTAACGGCGCAGGTAAATCCACTTTATTAAAAATTCTTAATAAAGAGATCGCGCTTGATGATGGACAGATTATTTTTGAAAATGATGTTGTAGTTTCTCGATTACAGCAAGATCCACCACGAGATATACAAGGTACTATCTTCGATTTTGTTGCGGGAGGATTGCAGGATGTTGCTGATTTACTTAAGCGTTATCATCGATTACTAAAAGTAATAGAAAGTGATCCAAGTGATGAAAATTTGACGGTATTAGCTAAGCTACAAGAGCAGTTAGAACAAAAAAATGGTTGGCAAATTAGTAACCGTATTAATAATGTACTGACCGCATTGTCTCTTGATCCTGAAGTTGAGCTATCATCTTTATCTGGCGGATGGTTACGTAAAGCAGCACTAGCTAAAGCACTCGTTAATGACCCAGATATCTTGTTATTAGATGAACCGACTAACCATTTGGATATTGATGGTATTGGGTGGTTAGAAAACTTCTTAAAGAGCTTTCCTGGGAGTATTGTGTTTATTTCTCATGACCGTTCTTTTATTCGCAAAATGGCAACACGTATTCTTGATTTAGACCGTGGTAATGTGACATCTTGGCCGGGAGATTATGATAAATATTTATTCGGTAAAGAAGAGGCATTAAGGGTCGAAGAGCTACAAAATGCGGAGTTTGATAAAAAGCTTGCACAAGAAGAGGTCTGGATAAGACAAGGTATTAAAGCTCGGCGTACACGTAATGAAGGGCGGGTTCGTGCGCTTAAAGCATTGCGTCAAGAATATTCTGAACGTCGTCAAGTAATGGGTACGGCTAAAGTTCAGATAGAAGAGGCTCTACGCTCTGGTAAAATTGTATTTGATTTAGAAAATGTTTCTTATCAAATTGATAATAAAAAGTTGGTGGAGAATTTTACTGCACAAGTATTGCGTGGCGATAAGATTGCATTGATTGGTCCTAATGGTATTGGTAAGACAACACTAATCAAATTAATGTTAGAACAAATTAAGCCAACCTCTGGGTCAATTCATTGTGGTACTAAATTAGAAGTCGCTTATTTTGATCAGCATCGGGCTGACTTAGATCCTGATAAGACGGTGATGGATAACTTAGCTTATGGTAAACAAGAAGTGACTGTAAATGGTCGAAATCGTCATGTTCTTGGTTATTTACAAGACTTCTTATTCCATCCTAAACGTGCTAGAACACCGGTTAGTGCATTATCTGGTGGTGAAAAAAACCGTTTATTACTTGCTAAACTATTTTTAAAACCAAGCAATTTATTAATTCTCGATGAACCAACCAATGATCTTGATGTTGAAACATTAGAGCTATTAGAAGAGTTAGTGAGCGAATATAGTGGCACTGTGTTATTGGTGAGCCATGATCGACAGTTTGTTGATAATGCGGTTAATCAGTGTTGGTTCTTTGAAGGTAATGGTGTTATTGATTCCTACGTTGGCGGTTATTTTGATGCATTACATCAACGACAAACAACCAGACCGATTGATAAACCAAAAGAAAATAAAGTGATTGCTGAACAAGTTGTTGCGACAGTTGTTCCTGAAAAGCCAGTTGCGACTAAGAAACTCAGTTATAAACAGATTAAAGAACTTGAAGCACTACCGAAAAAAATTGAGAAAATAGAAAAAGAGATCGCTCAGTTACAATTAAAAGTGAGTGATAGTAACTTTTTTAATCAATCTCACGACGTGACAAATGAAGCTTTACAAAAATTAGCAGATAAAGAACACGAGTTAGAGCAGGTTTTTGCTCAGTGGGAAGAGCTTGAAGCAATACAAAACGGTAAAAGCTAA